The following are encoded in a window of Sminthopsis crassicaudata isolate SCR6 chromosome 5, ASM4859323v1, whole genome shotgun sequence genomic DNA:
- the SHH gene encoding sonic hedgehog protein yields MDEMLLLTRFLLVVLVSSLLMSSGLACGPGRGFGKRRHPKKLTPLAYKQFIPNVAEKTLGASGRYEGKISRNSERFKELTPNYNPDIIFKDEENTGADRLMTQRCKDKLNALAISVMNQWPGVKLRVTEGWDEDGHHSEESLHYEGRAVDITTSDRDRSKYGMLARLAVEAGFDWVYYESKAHIHCSVKAENSVAAKSGGCFPGSATVHLEQGGTKLVKDLSPGDRVLAADDQGRLLYSDFLAFLDREDGAKKVFYVIETREPRERLLLTAAHLLFVAPHNDSSPEPLPPGEPGLPPSEQPSGWAWQKPPAGVAAGRQSLFASRVRPGHRVYVVEERGGDRRLLPAAVHSVSLREEATGVYAPLTAQGTILINRVLASCYAVIEEHSWAHWAFAPFRLAHALLAALAPAGRDCGRGGGGPGGGGGGRAVLPAASPDAPDAPDAGAATAGIHWYSQLLYQIGTWLLDSDALHPLGMAVKSS; encoded by the exons ATGGACGAGATGCTGCTGCTGACGAGATTTCTGCTGGTGGTCCTCGTCTCTTCTCTCTTGATGTCCTCGGGGCTGGCATGCGGACCTGGCAGGGGATTTGGGAAGAGGCGGCACCCCAAGAAGCTGACCCCCTTAGCCTACAAGCAGTTTATCCCCAACGTGGCGGAGAAGACCCTAGGGGCTAGTGGAAGATACGAAGGGAAGATCTCCAGAAACTCCGAACGATTTAAAGAACTCACCCCCAATTACAATCCTGACATTATATTTAAGGATGAAGAAAACACCGGAGCGGACCGGCTGATGACTCAG AGGTGTAAGGACAAACTGAATGCCCTGGCTATCTCTGTCATGAACCAGTGGCCCGGGGTGAAACTTCGGGTCACTGAGGGCTGGGATGAGGATGGTCACCACTCTGAAGAGTCGCTGCACTATGAGGGCCGGGCAGTGGACATCACCACCTCAGACCGGGACCGAAGCAAATATGGCATGCTGGCCCGCCTGGCCGTGGAGGCTGGCTTCGACTGGGTCTATTACGAATCTAAAGCCCATATCCACTGCTCTGTGAAAGCAG AGAACTCAGTGGCCGCCAAGTCGGGCGGCTGCTTCCCGGGCTCGGCCACGGTGCACCTGGAGCAGGGCGGCACGAAGCTGGTGAAGGACCTGAGCCCCGGGGACCGCGTGCTGGCCGCCGACGACCAAGGCCGCCTGCTCTACAGCGACTTCTTGGCCTTCTTGGACCGGGAGGACGGCGCCAAGAAGGTGTTCTACGTGATCGAGACGCGGGAGCCCCGGGAGCGCCTGCTGCTCACCGCCGCCCACCTGCTCTTCGTCGCCCCGCACAACGACTCGAGTCCGGAGCCGCTGCCTCCGGGGGAGCCGGGGCTGCCGCCGTCGGAGCAGCCGTCGGGCTGGGCCTGGCAGAAGCCCCCGGCCGGGGTCGCGGCCGGACGCCAGTCGCTCTTCGCCAGCCGCGTCCGCCCCGGACACAGGGTCTACGTGGTGGAGGAGCGGGGCGGGGACCGGAGGCTGCTGCCCGCCGCCGTGCACAGCGTGTCCCTGCGCGAAGAGGCCACGGGAGTTTACGCGCCGCTCACCGCGCAGGGCACCATCCTCATCAACCGCGTGCTGGCCTCCTGCTACGCCGTCATCGAGGAGCACAGCTGGGCTCACTGGGCGTTCGCCCCCTTCCGACTGGCCCACGCCCTGCTGGCTGCGCTCGCCCCCGCCGGCAGGGACTGCGGCAGGGGCGGCGGCGGCcccggcgggggcgggggcggccgCGCCGTCCTCCCCGCAGCCTCGCCAGATGCGCCCGATGCTCCAGATGCGGGGGCCGCGACGGCCGGCATCCACTGGTACTCGCAGCTGCTCTACCAAATAGGCACCTGGCTGTTGGACAGTGACGCACTGCACCCCCTGGGGATGGCGGTCAAGTCCAGCTGA